Proteins encoded within one genomic window of Pseudorasbora parva isolate DD20220531a chromosome 3, ASM2467924v1, whole genome shotgun sequence:
- the LOC137070452 gene encoding aldehyde dehydrogenase, mitochondrial-like: MLRIVFPRTFPQVFRISACQHSTIPAPNIHPDVRYNKIFINNEWHDAESKKTFPTVNPSTGEVICQVAEGDKADVEKAVKAAKDAFKIGSPWRRMDASDRGLLLSRLADCIERDSAYLAELETLDNGKPYAVSYSVDVPMVVKCLRYYAGWADKWGGKTIPIDGNYFCYTRHEPIGVCGQIIPWNFPLLMQAWKLGPALATGNTVVMKVAEQTPLTALYVASLIKEVGFPAGVVNIIPGMGPTAGAAIASHMDVDKIAFTGSTDVGHLIQRASSTSNLKKVTLELGGKSPNIILSDANMEEAVEQSHFALFFNQGQCCCAGSRTYVQESIYDEFVERSVERAKKRVVGDPFDLKTEQGPQVDEEQFQKILGYISSGQREGAKLMCGGGAAADRGYFIQPTIFGDVKDNMTIAREEIFGPVMQILKFKSLEEVVERANDSKYGLAAAVFTQNIDKAHYISNGLRAGTVWINCYDVFGAQAPFGGYKFSGIGRELGQYGLDNYTEVKTVTIKVPQKNS; the protein is encoded by the exons ATGCTGCGCATTGTTTTTCCCCGAACTTTTCCTCAAGTGTTTCGTATTTCAGCATGCCAACATTCAACGATTCCTGCACCGAACATTCACCCAGACGTTCGATACAACAAG ATTTTTATTAACAATGAGTGGCACGACGCAGAAAGCAAGAAAACCTTTCCGACCGTCAATCCTTCTACTGGTGAAGTTATCTGCCAAGTCGCAGAGGGGGATAAG GCGGACGTGGAAAAAGCTGTGAAGGCTGCCAAAGATGCCTTTAAGATCGGATCCCCCTGGCGACGCATGGATGCATCCGACCGTGGGCTGCTCTTGAGCCGATTAGCAGACTGCATTGAGAGAGATTCTGCCTATTTAGCT GAACTAGAGACTCTTGACAATGGAAAACCATATGCGGTCTCCTACAGCGTGGACGTGCCCATGGTGGTCAAATGCTTGAG GTATTATGCTGGCTGGGCGGACAAATGGGGAGGGAAGACCATTCCAATTGATGGCAACTACTTTTGCTACACAAGGCATGAGCCCATTGGAGTGTGTGGCCAAATTATCCCT TGGAACTTCCCTCTGCTGATGCAGGCATGGAAGCTCGGCCCTGCGCTGGCTACAGGAAACACCGTGGTGATGAAGGTGGCAGAGCAAACGCCGCTCACTGCCCTATATGTTGCCAGCTTGATCAAGGAG GTTGGTTTCCCAGCTGGAGTTGTCAACATTATCCCAGGAATGGGTCCCACAGCCGGAGCAGCCATTGCATCTCACATGGACGTAGACAAAATAGCATTCACTGGCTCCACGGAC GTTGGTCACCTCATCCAGCGAGCCTCCAGTACCAGTAATCTGAAGAAGGTCACACTGGAGCTGGGCGGAAAGAGTCCAAACATCATTTTATCAGATGCTAACA TGGAAGAGGCGGTGGAGCAGTCCCATTTCGCCCTCTTCTTCAACCAAGGCCAGTGCTGCTGTGCGGGCTCTCGCACATACGTACAGGAGAGCATCTATGATGAGTTCGTCGAGCGGAGTGTCGAGAGAGCTAAGAAGAGGGTTGTGGGAGACCCGTTTGACTTGAAGACGGAGCAGGGCCCACAG GTGGATGAGGAACAGTTCCAGAAGATTCTGGGCTACATCAGCAGTGGACAGCGTGAGGGCGCCAAGCTCATGTGCGGCGGCGGGGCGGCGGCTGACCGCGGTTACTTCATCCAACCGACCATCTTCGGGGACGTTAAGGATAACATGACGATTGCTCGggaggag ATCTTTGGCCCTGTAATGCAAATTCTCAAGTTTAAATCTTTGGAAGAAGTGGTTGAGAGAGCCAACGACAGCAAATATGGCCTTGCAGCTGCTGTTTTCACCCAAAACATTGACAAGGCCCATTACATCTCCAATGGCCTGCGTGCTGGCACTGTGTG GATTAATTGTTATGATGTGTTCGGAGCTCAGGCTCCCTTCGGAGGCTACAAGTTCTCAGGAATTGGTCGTGAGTTAGGACAGTACGGACTGGACAACTACACCGAGGTCAAAACG GTTACAATTAAGGTTCCTCAGAAAAACTCATAA